In a single window of the Caldicoprobacter guelmensis genome:
- a CDS encoding mechanosensitive ion channel family protein: MYDFLISVGTKLNSWVEGFKLQNYQHVAFVILKISAILFLAVIVYKVGRILIDRFFNAQIQMKIGIDVRKINTLRALSHSVLKYTVYFVAGLTLLGQFVDTTSILATAGIGGLAIGFGAQSLVKDVINGFFILFEDQYAVGDFVTIGDTTGTVEEIGLRITKIRGFKGDLTIIPNGQIQKVVNYTRGNMLAVVDINVPYETDIDKAIGLIQDVANKYAQENKNIVEQPQVLGVMDMGDSQITIRAVVRTLPLKHWEVERELKKRIKEAFDENDVGVPYPRRVIIQSEKEEK, encoded by the coding sequence ATGTATGATTTTTTGATCAGCGTTGGTACCAAACTAAATAGCTGGGTTGAGGGATTTAAACTTCAGAATTATCAGCATGTGGCATTTGTAATTTTAAAAATATCGGCCATATTATTTTTGGCGGTTATTGTGTATAAGGTAGGAAGAATTTTAATAGATAGATTTTTCAATGCACAGATTCAGATGAAAATTGGCATAGATGTAAGAAAGATAAATACCCTACGCGCTTTGTCTCATAGCGTATTGAAATATACTGTATATTTTGTGGCAGGCCTTACTCTTTTGGGTCAATTTGTGGATACCACTTCCATTTTAGCCACGGCCGGCATAGGCGGACTGGCTATAGGTTTTGGAGCGCAGAGTTTGGTGAAGGATGTGATTAACGGATTTTTTATATTGTTTGAGGACCAGTACGCGGTGGGGGATTTTGTTACCATAGGCGATACGACGGGTACGGTAGAGGAGATAGGGTTAAGAATTACAAAGATACGAGGTTTCAAAGGTGATTTAACCATTATCCCTAATGGACAGATACAAAAAGTGGTAAATTATACAAGGGGTAATATGTTGGCAGTGGTGGATATAAACGTGCCCTATGAAACTGATATTGATAAGGCAATTGGGCTCATACAGGATGTGGCAAATAAATACGCCCAAGAAAACAAGAACATAGTTGAACAACCACAGGTTTTAGGGGTTATGGATATGGGTGATTCCCAGATAACCATTCGTGCTGTGGTTCGTACTCTCCCATTAAAACATTGGGAAGTGGAACGGGAGTTGAAAAAGCGAATCAAAGAGGCTTTTGATGAAAATGATGTAGGGGTGCCTTATCCTCGCAGGGTTATAATTCAGTCCGAAAAGGAGGAAAAATGA
- a CDS encoding gamma-glutamyl-gamma-aminobutyrate hydrolase family protein yields the protein MKPLIGITCDYDIAADRLRLHNDYCQAIYAAGGMPVMLPYVDIEDLCFLASRLDGIMFTGGGDVDPHYFGELPHYALGQVNPVRDEAEIRLCAWAMSNDKPVLGICRGIQVMNVAMGGTLYQDIVAQMKCEIVVNHRQTAPGWQPCHGVRLEVDSIISRIMGHQNIRVNSFHHQAVKEVAPPFYVAGRSDDGVIEVIESKEHTFAVGVQWHPERMYKYHKNMLMLFKAFVEACRKSK from the coding sequence ATGAAGCCTTTGATAGGCATTACCTGTGATTACGACATTGCAGCTGACAGATTACGGTTACATAACGATTACTGTCAGGCCATATATGCGGCTGGCGGAATGCCTGTAATGCTGCCTTATGTTGATATTGAAGATCTTTGTTTTTTGGCATCGAGGCTGGATGGCATCATGTTTACAGGAGGTGGAGATGTAGATCCTCATTATTTCGGTGAGCTTCCTCATTATGCTTTAGGGCAGGTAAATCCGGTCCGTGATGAAGCTGAGATAAGGCTTTGTGCATGGGCTATGTCTAATGATAAGCCCGTACTGGGTATATGTCGGGGTATTCAGGTAATGAACGTTGCAATGGGTGGGACGCTTTATCAGGATATAGTTGCTCAGATGAAGTGCGAAATTGTCGTAAACCACCGCCAGACAGCACCTGGATGGCAACCCTGTCATGGAGTCAGGCTTGAAGTCGATTCTATTATAAGCCGTATAATGGGGCACCAGAACATACGGGTAAACAGTTTTCATCATCAGGCTGTAAAAGAAGTAGCCCCTCCTTTTTATGTTGCCGGCCGAAGCGATGACGGAGTGATTGAGGTCATCGAATCCAAAGAACATACCTTTGCGGTAGGGGTCCAGTGGCATCCAGAGAGGATGTATAAGTATCACAAGAACATGTTGATGTTGTTTAAGGCTTTTGTAGAGGCATGCAGGAAGAGTAAATAA
- a CDS encoding cation diffusion facilitator family transporter produces MENIRYDEGQKANKVGIITNILLTLIKLLAGFIAHSTAMIADAVESASDILTTIIVALGLKIATKPADPEHPYGHEKAEAISAKFVAGFLLIAGLAIGWKAVQHLITGDVEPPGALALYAAILTIIIKETLFQYTILTAKKINSTALKANAWHYRSDALTSIITLIGIGAARLGYAVADPIAALVGTMLILKMAYEIYARSISELMDSSASQEKVEAIRQIILSVPKVKGIDLLKTRRHGNMIYVDVDIVVDRHMSVLDGHNIADEVKNAVTSKIEDVKDVMVHVNPCHPTSPNSPCQNCDKSC; encoded by the coding sequence ATGGAAAACATTCGATACGATGAAGGCCAAAAAGCCAATAAAGTAGGTATTATTACCAACATCCTTTTAACGCTGATAAAGTTATTAGCAGGCTTTATAGCCCATAGCACCGCCATGATAGCCGATGCCGTTGAATCGGCTTCAGATATATTGACTACTATCATTGTAGCTCTGGGATTGAAAATAGCAACCAAACCAGCTGACCCTGAGCACCCGTATGGACATGAAAAGGCTGAAGCTATATCAGCAAAATTCGTTGCAGGATTCTTGCTGATAGCAGGCCTGGCAATTGGCTGGAAAGCAGTACAACATCTCATTACAGGCGACGTAGAACCCCCCGGTGCGCTTGCCCTTTACGCCGCCATCTTAACCATAATCATCAAGGAAACTCTGTTTCAATACACCATCTTAACCGCTAAAAAGATAAACAGTACAGCGCTTAAAGCCAATGCCTGGCATTACCGGTCGGATGCCTTGACCTCTATAATAACCCTAATAGGTATTGGTGCAGCTAGGTTAGGCTATGCTGTCGCCGACCCAATAGCAGCCCTAGTGGGTACCATGCTAATTCTGAAGATGGCATACGAGATATATGCAAGGTCCATTTCGGAACTGATGGACTCCTCAGCTTCTCAAGAAAAAGTGGAAGCCATACGCCAAATTATACTTTCAGTCCCCAAGGTGAAAGGGATAGACCTTTTAAAGACACGTAGGCATGGCAATATGATATACGTAGATGTAGACATAGTCGTTGATCGCCATATGAGTGTGCTCGATGGCCATAACATCGCCGATGAAGTAAAAAACGCTGTAACATCAAAGATTGAAGATGTAAAAGACGTCATGGTGCACGTAAATCCTTGTCATCCAACTTCTCCCAATTCCCCATGCCAAAATTGCGATAAATCGTGTTAA
- a CDS encoding DUF58 domain-containing protein — MSIQWFIFTTLVVVVIQGLIFRRWGLKNVKYHRYFSVPAVFEGQEVEMIEVISNEKLLPVPWLRIESKISANLKFQKQFNLDIQHQQFHRSIFSLMPYTRIIRRHKVRCLKRGCYYLNSVTMTCGDLFGFQEVSKEFQLSVQLLVYPKPLRMEEISLPSHSWQGDVTVKRWIVEDPFMVAGVRDYAYGDPLNRINWKATARTGKIKVNKLDFTANPKLMIYLNVDISDDMWSAVTEPERIEKGISYAASIAYHVISRGIEVGFGSNGYLIDKPGEPVRIEPRCSMEHLTLIYEVLAKLIIARSVTFFTFLEQDLASGITGMDFLIITSYISPRMENQIKKLEEYGNTVRFLWLHPQEDIRSVGHEKSNIDAY; from the coding sequence ATGTCTATCCAATGGTTTATATTTACAACTCTTGTTGTTGTGGTGATACAGGGATTGATTTTCAGAAGGTGGGGGCTTAAGAACGTCAAATATCATCGGTATTTCAGTGTGCCGGCTGTGTTTGAGGGACAAGAGGTGGAAATGATTGAGGTTATATCCAATGAAAAGCTCTTGCCTGTCCCGTGGCTCCGGATAGAATCTAAAATCAGTGCCAATCTAAAGTTTCAAAAACAGTTTAATCTGGATATCCAGCATCAACAGTTTCACAGGAGTATATTTAGTTTAATGCCGTATACCCGAATCATTAGAAGACATAAAGTTAGGTGCTTGAAAAGAGGATGTTATTATCTCAATTCGGTTACCATGACTTGTGGTGACTTGTTTGGTTTCCAGGAAGTGTCGAAAGAATTTCAACTATCAGTACAGTTATTGGTATATCCCAAGCCCTTGCGCATGGAGGAAATTTCTCTGCCGTCTCACAGCTGGCAGGGAGATGTGACCGTTAAGCGTTGGATAGTAGAAGACCCTTTTATGGTAGCAGGGGTGAGGGATTATGCATATGGTGATCCTTTAAACCGGATCAATTGGAAAGCTACTGCTCGTACAGGCAAGATAAAGGTTAACAAGCTAGATTTTACTGCAAATCCGAAATTGATGATATATTTAAATGTTGATATTTCCGATGATATGTGGAGTGCTGTTACTGAACCTGAAAGGATTGAAAAGGGTATATCCTACGCAGCTTCGATTGCGTACCATGTTATTTCCCGGGGAATAGAGGTAGGATTTGGGAGCAATGGATACCTTATAGATAAGCCAGGCGAACCTGTGCGCATTGAGCCAAGATGCAGTATGGAACATCTTACTTTAATTTACGAAGTCCTGGCGAAACTTATCATCGCAAGGAGTGTAACATTCTTTACATTTTTGGAACAAGACCTGGCATCTGGGATAACTGGGATGGATTTTCTCATTATCACTTCTTATATAAGTCCCAGAATGGAGAACCAGATAAAGAAATTGGAAGAGTACGGCAATACGGTAAGGTTCTTATGGTTGCATCCCCAAGAGGATATAAGGAGTGTAGGTCATGAGAAATCGAATATTGATGCTTATTAA
- a CDS encoding AAA family ATPase — MRFAHIYELAQKVKSNIQRVIVGKENIIDLLLIALISSGHVLLEDVPGMGKTLLAKCLAKSLDCTFKRVQFTPDLLPSDLSGINYFNQKIGEFEFRPGPIFTNILLADEINRATPRTQSSLLECMEERQVTIDGETMKLQQPFMVIATQNPIEIQGTFPLPEAQLDRFLIKVQMGYPSTAEGIEILKRFKEKNPFEEISAVVSREEIIAAQRDCVNVYVSDDILKYIVNIIEMTRKHNDVHLGVSPRGSQALLRASQVYAILQGRDYVIPDDVKAMAKPVLRHRMILRNVIAAKSGQQDEIIEQILRQVPVPTEEQLWKREG; from the coding sequence ATGCGATTTGCTCATATCTATGAATTGGCACAAAAGGTGAAATCAAATATACAGCGGGTAATTGTAGGGAAAGAGAATATAATAGACCTTCTGCTGATAGCTTTGATTTCTTCGGGACATGTGCTTTTAGAGGATGTGCCGGGAATGGGGAAGACCTTACTTGCCAAATGCTTGGCAAAATCACTGGATTGTACTTTTAAAAGGGTTCAGTTCACGCCTGACCTTCTGCCCAGCGATTTGAGTGGTATAAACTATTTTAATCAAAAGATCGGTGAGTTTGAATTCAGGCCTGGTCCGATTTTTACAAATATACTGCTGGCCGATGAGATAAACAGGGCCACGCCCAGAACCCAGTCCAGCCTCCTCGAATGTATGGAAGAGAGGCAGGTTACCATTGACGGGGAGACCATGAAGCTGCAGCAGCCTTTTATGGTCATTGCCACCCAAAACCCCATAGAGATTCAGGGAACATTTCCTTTGCCTGAGGCCCAATTGGATCGGTTTTTAATAAAGGTCCAGATGGGTTATCCATCTACTGCAGAGGGGATTGAAATATTGAAGAGGTTTAAAGAAAAAAATCCATTTGAAGAAATTTCCGCTGTTGTCAGTCGAGAGGAGATTATTGCTGCCCAAAGAGATTGTGTAAACGTCTATGTAAGCGATGATATTCTCAAGTACATAGTGAATATCATCGAGATGACCAGAAAACACAATGACGTGCATTTAGGTGTAAGTCCCCGCGGAAGCCAGGCTCTCCTTAGGGCATCACAGGTGTATGCAATACTTCAGGGAAGGGACTATGTCATTCCTGATGATGTAAAGGCGATGGCAAAGCCGGTGCTTAGGCATAGGATGATTTTAAGGAATGTAATTGCTGCCAAGAGCGGTCAGCAAGATGAAATCATTGAGCAAATATTGCGGCAGGTTCCAGTGCCTACTGAAGAGCAACTATGGAAGAGAGAAGGGTAA
- a CDS encoding MFS transporter: MNKYFYRIPLFCIVTSLYWFSMYSYVPILSPYAESLGASYRMIGVIVGSYGFTQMLLRIPLGILSDRRGNRKLFIIMGVAISLISAAGLWFSTSPLGLLAFRGLSGIAASAWVAYTVLFPTYFAQQESSKAVGIINSFTTIGQVSATLIGGYMAQRFGPRSTFLVAIIGGLIGLLLSLFVVENKNIDRQPFTIPQLLSVSKNRELLLVSGLAILVQFITFATTYGFTPVVAKNIGASDAQLGILVTVSALPAVFSSAASGSFFTKHYGEKRTIIGGFIIISLACASIPFIKNIHLLYISQAFGGIGRGLVYPLLMALSIKSVDDSKRATAMGFFQAIYGIGMFLGPAFTGFVSNVWGLSIGFALTAVLGFLGALIAKGFIKQAN; this comes from the coding sequence ATGAACAAATATTTTTACCGAATACCGCTGTTTTGCATTGTAACCAGCTTATATTGGTTTTCAATGTATTCCTACGTGCCTATCTTATCACCTTATGCCGAATCTCTAGGAGCATCCTATAGGATGATAGGTGTCATCGTAGGGTCATACGGTTTTACGCAAATGCTTTTAAGGATTCCCTTGGGCATCCTTTCTGATAGAAGAGGCAATCGGAAATTGTTTATAATCATGGGCGTTGCCATTTCCCTAATAAGTGCGGCTGGCTTGTGGTTTTCCACATCTCCTCTAGGATTGTTGGCCTTTCGTGGTTTGTCAGGCATAGCTGCCTCAGCCTGGGTGGCATATACAGTCCTTTTCCCAACTTATTTTGCTCAGCAAGAGTCTTCTAAAGCCGTCGGAATTATAAACTCCTTTACCACAATAGGCCAAGTATCGGCCACGCTGATAGGAGGCTATATGGCGCAACGCTTTGGGCCACGCAGTACCTTTTTAGTAGCGATCATAGGCGGCCTCATTGGGTTACTATTGAGCTTGTTCGTAGTAGAAAACAAAAATATAGATCGTCAACCCTTTACCATTCCACAGCTTCTTTCGGTGTCAAAAAATCGTGAATTATTGTTGGTATCTGGACTTGCAATACTGGTCCAGTTTATAACCTTTGCAACCACTTATGGCTTTACTCCAGTGGTGGCAAAAAACATAGGGGCCAGTGATGCACAGCTAGGAATTCTGGTCACCGTCTCCGCTCTTCCTGCAGTATTTTCTTCAGCTGCCAGTGGCTCTTTCTTCACAAAGCACTATGGCGAAAAAAGAACTATTATTGGGGGGTTTATAATTATTTCTCTCGCCTGTGCATCAATCCCATTTATCAAAAACATACACTTGTTATACATATCACAGGCCTTTGGAGGAATAGGCCGCGGGCTTGTATATCCTTTGCTTATGGCGCTGAGCATAAAGTCGGTGGATGACTCCAAAAGAGCTACGGCCATGGGCTTTTTCCAGGCTATATATGGCATAGGAATGTTTTTAGGACCGGCTTTTACAGGTTTTGTAAGCAATGTGTGGGGCTTGTCAATAGGATTTGCATTGACCGCTGTATTAGGATTTTTAGGCGCTTTGATTGCAAAAGGATTCATAAAACAAGCAAACTAA
- a CDS encoding diacylglycerol/lipid kinase family protein — MKELLFIVNPIAGKGAALNSVPLIESFCKQRHFKYEIVKTQYKGHATALAKDVSSSSYDAVVAVGGDGTVMEVANGLVGSSIPMGILPTGTGNDLSKSLNIPSKIDQALSIIAYGKPKYIDAISYGNGYFFNVASVGFDAEIARDIQKIKRWIPGKAAYYVSVFLKFITYKHKDVVVEIDDTKISTKILLFAVANGTYYGGGMLVNPKGSIDDGYIDAILITPVPRFKFPFLFWKFVSGKYLDLPYVRTYKCKEVKVFSKENLPVNGDGDIITTTPVQFSVSSRAILVLC, encoded by the coding sequence ATGAAAGAGCTACTGTTTATTGTAAATCCAATCGCAGGAAAGGGAGCGGCACTAAACAGTGTCCCTTTAATTGAATCTTTTTGTAAACAACGCCATTTTAAATATGAAATAGTAAAGACCCAATACAAAGGCCACGCTACCGCTTTGGCAAAAGATGTAAGTTCTTCGTCATATGACGCCGTTGTGGCGGTGGGCGGTGATGGTACCGTCATGGAAGTCGCAAATGGACTGGTGGGCTCATCAATCCCTATGGGCATTCTGCCTACAGGAACAGGGAATGACCTTTCAAAAAGCCTTAATATTCCTTCTAAAATCGACCAAGCATTGTCCATTATTGCGTACGGCAAACCTAAATATATAGATGCAATTTCCTACGGCAACGGTTATTTTTTCAATGTGGCCAGCGTAGGTTTTGATGCCGAGATAGCCCGGGACATACAAAAGATAAAGCGCTGGATTCCTGGGAAGGCGGCTTACTATGTGTCAGTGTTCCTTAAGTTTATCACTTATAAACACAAAGACGTCGTGGTTGAAATTGATGATACCAAAATTAGTACTAAAATACTGCTTTTTGCCGTTGCAAACGGCACCTATTATGGAGGTGGAATGCTTGTAAATCCAAAGGGTTCGATAGACGATGGGTACATTGATGCTATATTGATAACGCCTGTGCCACGATTTAAATTTCCCTTTTTATTCTGGAAATTCGTCTCGGGGAAATACCTGGATTTACCTTATGTTAGGACTTATAAATGCAAAGAAGTAAAGGTATTCAGTAAAGAAAATCTACCGGTAAACGGCGACGGGGATATTATCACAACAACTCCCGTTCAATTTTCCGTATCAAGTCGCGCTATACTCGTACTTTGCTAG
- a CDS encoding DUF4446 family protein has product MDLYVIVEKYNLLITGISAGLAILAFLIVIVYSIKTRKIIRKYKRLMRGVDNKNLEALLMHYLDRVKNNELKIQDLEYLYKNIEKELESCIQRVGIIRYNPFEQMGSDLSFSIAFLDKNNNGVVLTGLFTRNSSSIYAKPIEKGTSIYPLSQEEVEAINRAINKSSIVKTK; this is encoded by the coding sequence ATGGATTTGTACGTCATAGTAGAAAAATATAATCTCTTGATCACAGGCATTTCGGCTGGATTAGCTATACTCGCTTTTTTAATCGTAATAGTTTATTCCATAAAAACTAGAAAAATTATAAGAAAATACAAACGCTTGATGAGAGGTGTAGACAACAAAAATCTTGAGGCATTACTCATGCATTACCTTGATCGCGTCAAAAACAACGAGCTTAAAATCCAGGATTTAGAATATCTGTATAAAAATATAGAAAAAGAACTAGAGTCCTGCATACAGAGAGTAGGAATCATAAGATATAACCCATTCGAGCAAATGGGCAGCGACCTCAGCTTTTCAATCGCCTTTTTAGACAAAAATAACAATGGAGTGGTGCTGACAGGGCTATTTACCCGAAACTCGTCTTCCATCTATGCAAAACCTATTGAAAAGGGAACTTCTATCTATCCTTTGTCCCAAGAAGAAGTTGAAGCCATAAACAGAGCTATAAACAAATCATCCATCGTTAAAACCAAATAA
- a CDS encoding YkuS family protein: protein MKVIAIQKGLEHIKNQLNMLGYKTVYYDEANLPIDAVIYLEENNDNTLLNINHYLSQQYTMLKPNYNRSGAILINAKNKNIDEIVQIIERRAYGPLF from the coding sequence ATGAAAGTCATAGCAATTCAAAAAGGCCTTGAGCATATTAAAAACCAGCTAAACATGCTGGGATATAAGACGGTATACTATGATGAAGCCAATTTGCCCATCGATGCCGTAATATACCTTGAAGAAAACAACGACAATACATTGCTTAACATCAACCATTATTTGTCTCAACAGTACACCATGCTAAAACCCAATTATAACCGCTCAGGCGCCATCTTAATAAATGCAAAAAACAAGAATATCGATGAAATTGTACAAATAATAGAAAGGCGTGCGTACGGCCCTTTATTTTAA
- the yyaC gene encoding spore protease YyaC has product MKKEKGREDGAVQALESKIIDIKNPNALAMFIERFIFTFKETYSSENSSVIILCIGTDRSTGDCLGPLVGYKLGSMLRWPNVFIYGTLENPVHAKNLQNTIDVIKSNYRRPFIIAVDACLGNYERVGCIIVDKGPIVPGAGVNKKLPKVGDMYIIGIVNVGGFAEYLILQNTRLGLVMNMADIISKGMYLSFSKLAESFALLK; this is encoded by the coding sequence ATGAAAAAAGAGAAGGGCAGGGAAGATGGAGCAGTGCAAGCGCTGGAAAGTAAGATAATAGACATTAAAAACCCCAATGCACTGGCGATGTTTATTGAGAGGTTTATTTTTACATTTAAGGAAACCTACAGCTCTGAAAATAGCAGCGTTATTATATTGTGCATAGGTACTGATCGATCAACAGGAGATTGCCTTGGCCCTTTGGTGGGATACAAACTAGGTTCGATGTTAAGATGGCCCAATGTGTTTATATACGGCACCCTTGAAAATCCCGTTCATGCTAAAAATTTACAAAATACAATTGATGTGATAAAATCAAATTATAGACGTCCTTTTATAATAGCCGTTGATGCATGCCTTGGCAACTACGAAAGAGTAGGGTGCATAATAGTGGATAAGGGGCCTATTGTTCCAGGAGCAGGTGTTAATAAGAAACTGCCTAAAGTCGGAGATATGTACATAATAGGTATAGTAAATGTGGGAGGTTTTGCAGAATATCTCATACTGCAGAATACGAGATTGGGGTTGGTCATGAACATGGCTGATATTATCAGTAAAGGAATGTATTTAAGCTTTTCAAAGCTGGCGGAATCATTTGCTTTGTTAAAATAA
- a CDS encoding CvpA family protein has translation MNHIDYIILFVMLIFALMGAYNGCVVSGLGLLSSIFSWITSFIFYPVLSKFIVYHHPNLIKTLIYYTEGASKIQSIEEQALLVSSLTPEQITNIVDRAQLPPPFNRLVLANILNRALPHLSTVGEYFNYSIAYIILNIVCFIALFLIIRMICQIGISIAKEVFGLPSLKKYDGLAGAGIGILRGMFFVSLLFSLVPVILTLAPVDIIYSLIENSLMGRFFFKSNIFTNLIRGTI, from the coding sequence ATGAATCATATTGATTACATAATATTGTTTGTCATGCTAATATTTGCGTTAATGGGAGCATATAACGGTTGCGTGGTTTCAGGTCTCGGTCTTCTATCCTCCATTTTTTCATGGATAACCTCATTTATATTTTATCCCGTGCTTTCGAAATTTATTGTATATCACCACCCTAATTTAATAAAAACCCTCATATATTATACTGAGGGGGCCTCCAAAATTCAATCAATAGAAGAACAAGCACTCTTAGTATCATCCTTAACGCCAGAACAAATAACGAATATAGTAGATCGAGCGCAATTGCCTCCCCCCTTTAATCGATTGGTACTGGCCAATATACTAAATAGGGCTCTGCCTCATCTCTCTACTGTTGGAGAATATTTTAATTATAGCATTGCCTATATAATTCTTAACATAGTATGTTTTATAGCACTGTTTTTGATAATCAGGATGATTTGTCAAATAGGGATATCCATAGCAAAAGAGGTCTTTGGGTTACCCAGTTTAAAAAAATATGATGGACTTGCAGGTGCCGGAATAGGAATTTTAAGAGGTATGTTTTTTGTGTCTCTATTATTTTCATTAGTACCAGTTATATTGACATTAGCGCCTGTTGATATAATCTACTCTTTAATAGAAAATTCATTAATGGGTCGATTTTTCTTTAAATCAAATATATTCACAAATTTAATAAGGGGGACCATATAA
- a CDS encoding ParB/RepB/Spo0J family partition protein — translation MAKRGLGRGLDALLQTYDEQTDFSEKETVKEIKITDIDPNVNQPRKRFDEQKIMELAQSIKQHGVVQPIIVKPHNGRYIIVVGERRWRAARLAGLTHIPAIVRDVDKRELVEIALIENLQREDLNPIEEAQGIRQLIEEYGLTQEQVAERIGWSRSAVANALRLLSLSEEIKSYLEDGRLSAGHARALLAVEDEEARLMLAKKIVEDGLSVREVEKVVRDIKNGIDGTKKGDKKQVMKKPGYLLELEAALEERFGTKVQITPGKKKGIIQMEYYSDSDLERIINKLMS, via the coding sequence TTGGCAAAGCGTGGATTGGGAAGAGGACTGGATGCTTTACTTCAAACCTATGATGAGCAAACGGATTTTTCGGAGAAAGAAACAGTTAAAGAAATAAAAATAACTGATATTGATCCTAATGTTAATCAGCCAAGGAAGCGCTTTGATGAACAAAAGATAATGGAACTTGCACAGTCTATAAAACAACATGGCGTTGTTCAGCCTATTATAGTGAAACCTCATAACGGGAGATACATAATTGTTGTGGGGGAAAGAAGATGGCGGGCAGCTAGGCTTGCGGGTTTAACGCATATACCGGCTATTGTGAGGGATGTTGATAAGAGGGAGCTTGTAGAGATTGCTTTGATTGAAAATTTGCAGCGAGAGGATTTGAACCCGATAGAAGAGGCACAGGGAATACGTCAATTGATAGAGGAATATGGTCTTACTCAAGAACAAGTTGCGGAGAGGATAGGATGGAGCAGGTCTGCAGTGGCTAATGCCTTAAGGCTCCTCTCTTTGAGCGAGGAAATAAAGAGTTATTTGGAGGATGGCAGATTATCTGCTGGCCATGCAAGAGCTTTGTTAGCCGTTGAAGATGAAGAAGCAAGGTTGATGCTTGCAAAGAAGATAGTGGAGGATGGCTTGAGCGTTAGAGAGGTAGAAAAAGTAGTAAGAGATATTAAGAATGGTATAGATGGGACAAAAAAAGGCGATAAGAAGCAAGTTATGAAAAAGCCGGGTTATTTATTAGAACTTGAAGCAGCTCTTGAAGAACGTTTTGGGACTAAAGTTCAAATTACTCCCGGCAAGAAAAAGGGAATCATTCAGATGGAGTACTACAGCGATAGCGATCTCGAGAGGATAATAAATAAGTTGATGTCATAA
- a CDS encoding ParA family protein — protein MSKVISIANQKGGVGKTTTNVNLSACIAALGKKVLTIDIDPQGNTTSGVGIDKNRINCSIYDVLINGVDAREAIISTKIENLDLIPSNIQLAGAEIEMVPMIARETILKRAIEPIKNEYDYIFIDCPPSLGLLTINALTASDKVMVPIQCEYYALEGLSQLINTINIVKKKLNPSLELEGVVLTMFDARTNLSIQVVEDVKKHFRDKVYRTIIPRNVRLGEAPSHGLPITLYDPKCVGAVAYCELAEEFIENNKEAI, from the coding sequence ATGTCTAAGGTAATCTCCATTGCCAATCAAAAGGGTGGGGTGGGCAAGACCACGACGAATGTGAATTTGAGTGCATGTATAGCGGCTTTGGGTAAGAAGGTGTTGACCATAGATATAGATCCGCAGGGCAATACCACCAGTGGAGTGGGTATTGATAAGAACAGGATAAATTGTTCTATTTATGATGTCTTGATAAATGGTGTTGATGCCAGGGAGGCCATAATATCTACCAAAATTGAAAATTTAGATCTCATACCTTCAAATATACAACTTGCCGGGGCTGAAATAGAGATGGTACCTATGATCGCGAGAGAAACCATTTTGAAGAGGGCTATTGAACCCATTAAAAATGAATATGATTACATATTTATCGATTGTCCTCCTTCTTTAGGGCTTCTCACTATCAATGCTTTGACTGCTTCTGATAAGGTAATGGTGCCAATTCAGTGCGAATATTATGCCCTTGAAGGCCTAAGCCAGCTAATTAACACAATAAACATAGTGAAAAAGAAATTGAATCCATCATTGGAGCTTGAGGGAGTAGTGTTGACCATGTTTGATGCTAGGACTAATCTTTCCATTCAGGTCGTGGAGGATGTGAAAAAACATTTTAGAGATAAAGTTTATAGAACCATCATTCCCAGGAATGTCAGGCTAGGAGAGGCTCCAAGTCATGGACTTCCAATAACATTGTATGACCCTAAATGTGTAGGCGCTGTTGCTTATTGCGAACTTGCAGAGGAGTTTATTGAGAATAACAAGGAGGCGATTTAG